One Mycolicibacterium parafortuitum DNA segment encodes these proteins:
- the cynS gene encoding cyanase produces the protein MAYDPASPVMAEIEQRRLETGISWQKLADHIDRPLVWTVAAMLGSHPMPKAQAGAVGELLGLSPETVAALQRQLYRTENPALLSDPTIYRFVELINVYGPAFKALIHEEFGDGIMSAINCNVNFERRADPDGDRVVVTIDGKFLPYHW, from the coding sequence ATGGCTTACGACCCCGCCTCGCCCGTGATGGCCGAGATCGAACAACGCCGACTGGAGACCGGTATCAGCTGGCAGAAACTGGCCGACCACATCGACCGGCCGCTGGTCTGGACGGTGGCCGCCATGCTGGGCAGTCACCCGATGCCGAAGGCCCAGGCCGGTGCCGTCGGCGAGTTGCTGGGGCTCAGCCCGGAAACTGTTGCGGCACTGCAACGCCAGCTCTACCGCACGGAGAATCCGGCGCTGCTCAGCGATCCGACGATCTACCGGTTCGTCGAGTTGATCAACGTCTACGGTCCGGCGTTCAAGGCACTGATCCACGAGGAGTTCGGTGACGGGATCATGAGCGCGATCAACTGCAATGTGAACTTCGAGCGACGCGCCGACCCGGACGGTGACCGCGTCGTGGTGACGATCGACGGCAAATTCCTGCCGTACCACTGGTGA
- a CDS encoding formate/nitrite transporter family protein encodes MSYVKPADLATRIIDAGESKVFMSTRDTLIRAFMAGAILALAAAFAVSISTKTGEPLVGALLFPVGFCMLHLLGFDLLTAVFTLVPLAWLDKRPGVTLGPMLRNWGWVFLGNLAGALTVAVFMAIYFTYGFSVEPDAVGQAIGQIGEGRTVGYADHGAAGMLTLFIRGVMCNWMVSTGVVGAMMSDSLPGKVIAMWMPITVFFYLGFEHSIVNMFLFPSGLMLGGEFTIVDYLLWNEIPTVIGNLVGGLAFVGLVIYATHGKTGPLRKRPADLVSVDKTPVPTTV; translated from the coding sequence ATGTCCTACGTCAAACCCGCCGACCTCGCGACCCGGATCATCGACGCCGGCGAATCGAAGGTGTTCATGTCCACCCGCGACACCCTGATCCGCGCGTTCATGGCCGGCGCGATCCTTGCGCTGGCCGCGGCGTTCGCGGTGAGCATCTCGACGAAGACCGGGGAGCCGCTGGTCGGTGCCCTGCTGTTCCCGGTCGGCTTCTGCATGCTGCATCTGCTCGGATTCGACCTTCTGACAGCAGTTTTCACACTTGTTCCGCTGGCCTGGCTGGACAAGCGACCGGGAGTCACGCTCGGTCCGATGCTGCGCAACTGGGGGTGGGTGTTCCTCGGCAATCTGGCCGGTGCGCTGACCGTGGCCGTGTTCATGGCGATCTACTTCACCTACGGGTTCAGCGTCGAACCCGATGCCGTCGGGCAGGCGATCGGCCAGATCGGGGAGGGCCGGACCGTGGGTTATGCCGATCACGGCGCGGCCGGGATGCTGACGCTGTTCATCCGCGGCGTGATGTGCAACTGGATGGTGTCCACGGGCGTCGTCGGCGCGATGATGTCAGACAGCTTGCCGGGCAAGGTGATCGCGATGTGGATGCCGATCACGGTGTTCTTCTACCTCGGCTTCGAACACTCGATCGTCAACATGTTCCTGTTCCCGTCGGGACTGATGCTCGGCGGAGAGTTCACCATCGTGGACTACCTGCTGTGGAACGAGATCCCCACGGTGATCGGCAATCTCGTCGGCGGGCTGGCCTTCGTCGGACTGGTCATCTATGCCACACACGGCAAGACCGGACCCCTGCGGAAGCGGCCGGCCGATCTGGTCAGCGTGGACAAGACCCCGGTGCCGACCACCGTGTAG
- a CDS encoding TetR/AcrR family transcriptional regulator, with protein MPRKHSAARAGVGPDADTKSARTRARILDAAAHVLSVKGYAGTRLTDVAEYAEVQAPAIYYYFSSREELIEEVMFAGVAEMRRHLKDVIDDLPADTSVLDKILAAVEAHLRHELELSDYATASIRNSGQIPEHLRTRQRKEEAAYGRMWRKLFDEAVAEGTIDPGLDVRTAQLLVMGGLNWAAEWFDPRKFSIDDVVRNAQILVRNGLTAA; from the coding sequence GTGCCCAGAAAGCATTCGGCGGCGCGGGCCGGCGTCGGTCCTGATGCGGATACGAAATCCGCAAGGACCCGCGCGCGCATTCTCGACGCCGCCGCCCATGTGCTCAGCGTGAAGGGTTACGCCGGGACCCGCCTCACCGACGTCGCGGAGTACGCCGAGGTTCAGGCCCCCGCCATCTACTACTACTTCTCGTCCCGCGAAGAGCTGATCGAGGAAGTCATGTTCGCGGGCGTCGCCGAAATGCGGCGCCACCTCAAGGACGTGATCGACGATCTGCCCGCCGACACGTCAGTACTGGACAAGATCCTCGCCGCGGTCGAAGCGCATCTGAGGCACGAACTGGAACTCTCCGACTACGCCACCGCGTCGATCCGCAACTCCGGACAGATCCCTGAGCATCTACGGACCCGGCAGCGCAAGGAGGAGGCCGCCTACGGGCGGATGTGGCGCAAACTCTTCGACGAGGCCGTCGCCGAGGGCACGATCGACCCCGGCCTGGATGTCAGGACCGCTCAGCTGCTGGTGATGGGTGGATTGAACTGGGCGGCTGAATGGTTCGACCCCCGTAAGTTCTCGATCGACGACGTCGTACGCAATGCCCAGATTTTGGTCCGCAACGGACTGACGGCGGCCTGA